The Actinomycetota bacterium genome has a segment encoding these proteins:
- a CDS encoding YjbQ family protein: MAAAVFEVSTSSRAQMMDITAKVREAVRRAGINEGICVVYVPHTTAGVTVNENADPAVATDILEHLEKLVPRGGYRHREGNADSHIKASMMGFSQIIPVESGDLALGTWQGVFLCEFDGPRRRRVRVEVIPVVR, translated from the coding sequence ATGGCCGCGGCCGTTTTCGAGGTCTCCACGTCCTCGCGCGCCCAGATGATGGACATCACCGCGAAGGTGCGCGAGGCGGTGAGGCGCGCGGGCATAAACGAGGGGATATGCGTGGTGTACGTCCCCCATACCACCGCCGGAGTCACGGTGAACGAGAACGCCGACCCGGCGGTGGCGACCGATATCCTGGAGCACCTGGAGAAGCTGGTGCCCCGGGGCGGTTACCGGCACCGCGAGGGCAACGCCGATTCCCATATCAAGGCGAGCATGATGGGTTTCTCGCAAATAATTCCGGTGGAGTCCGGGGACCTCGCCCTGGGCACCTGGCAGGGGGTGTTCCTGTGCGAGTTCGACGGACCGCGCCGCAGGCGCGTGCGGGTGGAGGTGATCCCCGTTGTGCGCTGA